A stretch of the Balneola vulgaris DSM 17893 genome encodes the following:
- the purS gene encoding phosphoribosylformylglycinamidine synthase subunit PurS, whose amino-acid sequence MYKAKVHVTLRPSILDPKGKAAHHALHNLGLNDVQQVRIGKFIELDVDADSKEKATEIVEAACTKLLANEVMEDYEIILEQ is encoded by the coding sequence ATGTATAAAGCAAAAGTACACGTTACACTTCGTCCTTCAATTTTGGACCCAAAAGGAAAAGCAGCACATCATGCGCTTCATAACCTAGGACTCAATGATGTTCAGCAGGTTAGAATCGGAAAATTTATTGAACTTGACGTGGATGCGGATAGTAAAGAGAAAGCAACTGAAATCGTTGAAGCAGCTTGTACAAAACTGCTCGCTAACGAAGTGATGGAAGATTACGAGATTATTCTCGAGCAATAA
- a CDS encoding ATP-dependent Clp protease adaptor ClpS has translation MNNSAQHITFSMIHADVDEQTKTEEQVEESIDTPWRLFLFDDDIHTFDEVIEQIIKATGYSYNKAQELTFQVHNNGKTVVYEGEFFECMRIESVLKEIQLVTEIRG, from the coding sequence ATGAACAACTCTGCTCAACATATCACCTTCAGTATGATACATGCCGATGTTGATGAGCAGACTAAAACCGAAGAACAGGTTGAGGAAAGCATTGACACTCCTTGGCGCTTGTTCTTATTTGATGACGACATTCATACCTTTGATGAAGTAATCGAACAAATCATCAAGGCTACTGGATATAGCTACAACAAAGCCCAAGAGTTAACCTTTCAGGTTCACAACAATGGTAAAACTGTAGTTTATGAAGGTGAGTTTTTTGAATGTATGCGCATCGAAAGTGTCTTAAAAGAAATTCAATTAGTTACCGAAATAAGAGGTTAG
- the purQ gene encoding phosphoribosylformylglycinamidine synthase subunit PurQ, which yields MATFGVIVFPGSNCDHDAYHAMKHIMNSEVKFLWHKDTDLSGIDFLIVPGGFSYGDYLRSGAIARFSPIMQEVVKFANNGGPVMGICNGFQILLEAGLIPGAMMHNQDLRFVCKNVFIRCETTDSLFTSSLKKGQVFDIPVSHGEGNYHINEDGLKSLQDNDQVLFRYSDANGELTESANFNGSVDHIAGITNTGRNVLGMMPHPERAMEKLLGSDDGKEIFESILHSLSVA from the coding sequence GTGGCAACATTTGGCGTAATAGTATTCCCGGGTTCAAACTGTGACCATGATGCTTATCATGCGATGAAGCATATAATGAACAGTGAAGTAAAATTTTTATGGCACAAAGATACCGACTTAAGTGGTATCGACTTTTTGATTGTGCCAGGTGGTTTCTCTTACGGCGATTACCTACGCTCTGGAGCCATTGCTCGCTTTTCTCCAATCATGCAAGAAGTAGTGAAGTTTGCCAATAACGGTGGACCTGTGATGGGCATTTGTAACGGTTTCCAAATTTTGCTTGAAGCAGGCTTAATACCTGGCGCCATGATGCACAACCAAGACCTTCGCTTTGTATGTAAGAACGTCTTCATCCGTTGCGAAACGACTGATTCTCTGTTCACATCTTCTCTTAAAAAAGGTCAGGTTTTTGATATTCCTGTATCACATGGTGAAGGCAACTACCACATCAATGAAGACGGCTTAAAGTCTTTACAAGATAACGACCAAGTACTATTCCGATATTCTGATGCCAATGGGGAGTTAACCGAAAGTGCGAATTTTAATGGCTCTGTTGATCATATTGCAGGAATCACTAATACTGGCAGAAATGTATTAGGAATGATGCCTCACCCAGAACGTGCTATGGAAAAACTTCTAGGCTCTGATGATGGTAAAGAGATTTTCGAATCTATACTTCATTCCTTGTCGGTAGCTTAA
- the lptB gene encoding LPS export ABC transporter ATP-binding protein: MSSTSGNLLTLHSQKLVKRYRKRTVVNEVSINVKQGEIVGLLGPNGAGKTTTFYMMVGLVKPNSGDIYLNDTNITQKPMYQRARMGVGYLAQEASVFRNLTVRQNLESILQFLSYPTKQIKERVDRLIEEFNLQRVVNSKGYSLSGGERRRTEIARALVTEPKFILLDEPFAGVDPIAVEDIQNIVAQLTKQNIGILITDHNVHETLAITDRAYLMFEGNILMEGTADVLADDENARKLYLGEQFKLDRYKNETL; encoded by the coding sequence ATGAGCAGTACATCAGGGAATTTACTTACACTTCATAGCCAAAAGCTGGTTAAGAGATATCGCAAACGTACGGTGGTTAACGAAGTTTCCATCAATGTTAAACAGGGCGAAATAGTTGGACTATTGGGCCCAAATGGTGCGGGTAAAACAACCACCTTTTATATGATGGTGGGCTTGGTAAAGCCCAATTCTGGTGATATATATTTGAATGACACCAACATCACACAAAAGCCCATGTACCAACGAGCACGAATGGGTGTTGGCTATTTAGCTCAAGAAGCTTCGGTATTTAGAAACCTCACCGTTCGGCAGAATTTAGAATCTATTCTACAGTTCCTTTCCTACCCAACTAAGCAGATTAAAGAACGAGTAGACCGACTGATTGAAGAATTTAACTTACAACGCGTTGTAAACTCAAAAGGATACTCTTTGTCGGGTGGCGAGCGCCGAAGAACGGAGATAGCCCGTGCTTTGGTTACAGAGCCTAAATTTATTCTTTTAGATGAACCCTTTGCAGGTGTAGACCCTATTGCCGTTGAAGACATTCAAAATATAGTAGCTCAGCTAACTAAACAGAATATTGGAATTCTTATTACAGATCATAATGTTCATGAAACACTAGCCATCACAGATAGAGCGTACCTTATGTTTGAGGGAAATATCCTTATGGAAGGAACCGCTGATGTGCTAGCAGACGATGAAAATGCCCGTAAGCTCTATTTAGGAGAACAGTTTAAATTAGATCGATACAAAAACGAAACACTATAG
- a CDS encoding rhodanese-like domain-containing protein, translating to MKEITVQDLKEKKEAGDDFVLIDVREDHEYLVSNLDGKHIPLGDLPSRTDEIEKHKDEEVVIMCRSGGRSGKAVEYLESQGFSNIHNLKGGITAWSKEIDPSMPVA from the coding sequence ATGAAAGAAATAACGGTTCAAGACTTAAAAGAAAAAAAAGAAGCAGGAGACGATTTTGTACTTATTGATGTACGTGAAGATCATGAGTACCTCGTATCTAACCTCGACGGAAAGCATATCCCATTAGGAGACCTTCCTAGCCGAACTGATGAAATTGAAAAGCACAAAGATGAAGAAGTAGTTATTATGTGCCGTTCTGGTGGACGAAGTGGTAAGGCGGTTGAATATTTAGAATCTCAAGGGTTTTCGAATATCCATAACCTAAAAGGTGGAATCACAGCTTGGAGCAAGGAGATAGATCCTTCAATGCCCGTGGCTTAA
- the rho gene encoding transcription termination factor Rho, giving the protein MPRNRKNYKNRNKGRNNNNNNKNRSKKSGNVFIPKFFWKENLGVSGRYAGVLEINAKGWGLIRKLDYEFSYSPQDPFLKPEEVKALDLRPGLILEGEFEEDKRGNKHVCSVDKINRKPIEAWTKSSRFERQIPIMPVDWIKLGMQSDNVEMRVIDLVAPIGKGQRALIVAPPRTGKTVMLKQIAKSISENHPDIHLSVLLVDERPEEVTDFIRSTNAEVFASSNDNKTHSHIRITEMALGYAKRKAEMGEDAVLLIDSLTRLGRAYNAVQSNSGRTLSGGLDIRALEIPKKIFGSARKIEGGGSLTIIATCLIETNSRMDDLIFEEFKGTGNMELVLDRELANDRIYPSINITASGTRNEDKFITDSLEERNMVRRYLLKKSPKESMMGLLKVLRNTESNQELLNQIAATA; this is encoded by the coding sequence ATGCCACGGAACAGAAAAAACTATAAGAACCGGAACAAAGGTCGCAACAATAACAACAACAACAAGAACCGCAGTAAAAAGAGCGGAAATGTTTTCATTCCAAAGTTCTTTTGGAAAGAGAATCTTGGGGTATCCGGTAGATATGCAGGCGTATTAGAAATTAATGCAAAGGGTTGGGGCTTAATTAGAAAGCTGGACTATGAGTTCAGTTATAGTCCTCAAGACCCATTCCTGAAGCCAGAAGAAGTTAAAGCTTTAGATTTACGTCCTGGTCTTATTTTAGAAGGCGAATTTGAAGAAGATAAGCGTGGCAACAAGCATGTATGTTCTGTAGATAAAATCAACAGAAAGCCAATTGAGGCTTGGACTAAGTCGAGTAGATTTGAGCGCCAGATTCCTATTATGCCTGTAGATTGGATTAAGCTAGGGATGCAGTCTGACAATGTGGAAATGCGAGTGATAGATCTGGTAGCTCCCATTGGAAAAGGGCAGCGTGCATTAATTGTTGCGCCGCCAAGAACAGGTAAAACAGTAATGCTTAAGCAAATCGCTAAGAGCATCTCTGAGAACCACCCTGATATTCATTTAAGTGTATTGCTTGTAGATGAGCGCCCTGAAGAGGTTACCGATTTTATTCGTTCAACCAATGCAGAAGTGTTTGCATCCTCAAACGATAATAAAACCCATAGCCATATTCGCATCACTGAAATGGCTTTAGGTTATGCAAAACGTAAGGCAGAGATGGGTGAAGATGCCGTACTCCTTATCGATTCATTAACTCGATTAGGCCGTGCTTACAATGCTGTGCAAAGTAATAGTGGTAGAACACTTTCAGGTGGTTTAGATATTCGCGCTCTTGAGATACCAAAGAAGATATTTGGCTCAGCTCGTAAAATCGAAGGTGGTGGTTCATTAACTATTATCGCTACCTGTTTAATCGAAACGAATTCAAGAATGGATGACCTGATCTTTGAAGAGTTCAAAGGAACAGGTAACATGGAATTAGTGCTCGACCGTGAGTTAGCCAATGATAGAATTTATCCTTCTATCAATATCACTGCTTCAGGCACGAGAAATGAGGATAAGTTTATAACCGATTCGTTAGAGGAAAGAAATATGGTTCGCCGTTACCTCCTTAAGAAGTCACCAAAAGAATCGATGATGGGATTATTAAAAGTATTACGTAATACGGAAAGCAATCAAGAGCTTCTAAACCAGATTGCAGCTACGGCATAG
- a CDS encoding tetratricopeptide repeat protein produces MKNLVLVLGFLFTSSAMVTAQAECNPTPPDEMAPLAAYSIFNSNYKGKDYQFALKFGRWMLCSKPADIEGHPSFNLSIQLSKFVTIYKELAKSETDPGIKAAYLDSAVMVLDDRIELAEGTPADKYRALQDKGRFYLENYSYITDGLNKAYTQFQMMFDLDPKRATTSAQGYYVDALLRNYINKREREKAQAVIDEAMKHASPEFQEKLKDFQKDLFGSPEDVISYYAPILEAEPNNTEALKALADAYEDVDNREELVKVRRKLHEVEPTFESAMALAETERSNARYAEAIALYKEALNMASNDDDKKRINVSISDAYINMNQIKTADRYVEEALKIDSNYGQAYINKARIYAQAISTCIEEEGRKMEAQDRVVYWLVIDYLNMAKAKDPSVASNVNSQLPNYEAVTPTAEDKFLKLDNLQNGQKVKIDGSLMPCYSWINKTTTVR; encoded by the coding sequence ATGAAAAATCTAGTATTAGTTTTAGGGTTCTTGTTTACAAGTTCGGCAATGGTAACTGCTCAGGCCGAATGTAATCCTACCCCTCCAGATGAGATGGCACCACTAGCTGCGTACTCAATTTTTAACTCAAACTACAAAGGGAAAGACTATCAGTTTGCTCTTAAGTTTGGCCGTTGGATGCTATGTTCTAAACCTGCTGATATTGAAGGACATCCAAGCTTCAACTTATCTATACAGCTTTCGAAGTTTGTAACTATTTATAAAGAATTAGCTAAGAGCGAAACAGATCCTGGTATTAAAGCGGCTTATTTAGATTCAGCGGTTATGGTATTAGATGATCGTATTGAACTCGCTGAAGGCACTCCTGCTGATAAGTACAGAGCGTTACAGGATAAAGGACGTTTTTATTTAGAGAATTATTCGTACATCACGGATGGACTTAACAAGGCTTATACTCAGTTCCAAATGATGTTTGATTTAGACCCTAAGCGTGCTACAACTTCTGCTCAAGGTTATTATGTAGATGCTCTATTGAGAAACTATATCAATAAAAGAGAGCGTGAAAAAGCGCAAGCGGTTATAGATGAAGCAATGAAACATGCTTCACCTGAATTCCAAGAAAAGCTTAAGGACTTCCAGAAAGATCTATTCGGTAGCCCAGAAGATGTTATTAGTTACTACGCTCCTATTCTTGAAGCAGAGCCAAATAATACAGAAGCGCTAAAAGCGTTGGCTGATGCTTATGAAGATGTAGACAATCGCGAAGAGCTAGTTAAAGTTAGAAGAAAGCTTCACGAAGTAGAGCCTACGTTTGAAAGTGCTATGGCACTTGCTGAAACGGAAAGAAGTAATGCTCGTTATGCTGAAGCAATTGCTCTTTATAAAGAAGCATTAAACATGGCTTCTAACGATGATGACAAAAAGAGAATCAACGTGAGCATCTCTGATGCATATATCAACATGAATCAGATTAAAACAGCTGATCGATATGTTGAAGAAGCACTAAAAATTGATTCAAACTATGGTCAGGCTTACATCAATAAAGCTCGTATTTATGCTCAAGCAATTTCGACTTGTATTGAGGAAGAAGGCCGAAAAATGGAAGCTCAAGACCGTGTAGTATATTGGTTAGTAATCGATTACTTAAACATGGCAAAGGCTAAAGATCCTTCGGTAGCAAGTAATGTAAATTCACAGTTGCCAAATTATGAAGCCGTTACTCCAACTGCGGAAGACAAATTCCTAAAATTGGATAACCTTCAGAATGGACAAAAGGTAAAAATTGATGGCTCATTAATGCCATGCTATAGCTGGATTAACAAGACTACTACAGTTCGTTAA
- a CDS encoding DUF4270 family protein translates to MKERISRAALTGRLILSVMVLAGIIACENPSSVGSTIVPGTDIRFDTLLVNSITPQTSEIYSGQLASIQMGYFEDPVYGNFESTFYVRPSLINLSDDDSLDVNSRVQLQITFDSTDVYGDPESQTNFTIYEVTESWRSSSLKATDVIAYDSATPLTTFSVTSEDSVIVELPSSWVQAYAAYANSDDENIDSVYVREFHGLAIVPEQVSSKIIHAIPSGSFFTHIDTVASDTSNFTYRDVGFTLDTSNAAATPNRIKFTSFLDNYASVDLNGLVDGYSNENVIKAELVVYEDNEFLENNGTPGAERINPVSMNLSGELNIDLVYGLQFGGSTSGVIRDFSVQDTLSDAQRFNVSRFINELIYGDKDVNTKYIYLTPGGVLSTKLIHDHTSSADKRPKLILTIAE, encoded by the coding sequence TTGAAGGAACGCATTTCTAGAGCTGCACTCACGGGGCGGCTCATTTTATCTGTAATGGTTTTGGCTGGAATTATAGCTTGTGAAAACCCAAGTTCGGTGGGGAGTACTATTGTACCAGGAACCGATATCAGATTCGATACACTTTTAGTTAATAGCATAACCCCACAAACCTCAGAGATATATTCAGGACAGTTAGCCAGCATTCAAATGGGCTATTTCGAAGATCCTGTATATGGTAATTTTGAATCTACATTTTATGTGCGTCCAAGCCTCATCAATTTATCTGATGATGATTCCTTGGATGTGAACAGTAGAGTTCAGCTTCAAATTACTTTCGATAGTACAGATGTTTACGGTGATCCTGAATCACAAACTAACTTCACCATTTATGAAGTAACTGAGTCTTGGAGAAGTTCATCATTGAAAGCTACGGACGTAATTGCTTACGATAGCGCTACACCATTAACTACTTTTTCAGTGACTTCTGAAGATTCGGTAATTGTAGAGTTGCCAAGTTCATGGGTGCAAGCATATGCGGCCTACGCCAATAGTGATGATGAAAACATCGACTCGGTGTACGTTCGTGAATTTCATGGCCTTGCAATTGTGCCTGAACAAGTGAGTTCAAAAATCATTCATGCTATACCTTCTGGTAGTTTCTTTACTCATATCGATACTGTAGCAAGTGATACCTCTAATTTCACCTACAGAGATGTAGGTTTCACATTAGATACTAGCAATGCGGCTGCAACACCGAATCGCATCAAGTTTACTTCCTTTTTAGATAATTACGCATCTGTAGACCTAAATGGACTTGTAGATGGATACAGCAATGAGAATGTAATTAAAGCAGAGTTGGTTGTTTACGAGGACAATGAGTTTTTAGAAAACAATGGAACTCCCGGAGCCGAGCGTATTAATCCTGTATCAATGAACTTAAGTGGTGAACTTAACATCGACTTGGTTTATGGTTTACAATTTGGAGGGTCAACTTCTGGAGTTATAAGAGACTTTTCTGTTCAAGACACTCTCTCTGATGCGCAAAGGTTTAATGTAAGTCGGTTTATAAATGAATTGATTTATGGAGACAAAGATGTAAACACGAAGTATATATACCTCACACCAGGAGGCGTGTTGTCTACAAAGCTTATACATGATCATACCAGTAGTGCGGATAAGCGACCAAAACTAATTCTAACTATAGCGGAGTAA
- a CDS encoding glycogen/starch synthase, which translates to MKILYAAAEISPFARMTYTADLLRFLPASLQDKGFEIRILLPKYGSINDRRNRLHEVIRLSGIEVEVGDNIESMKIKVASIPNAKLQVYFLDNDTYFKRKGLFKKPNTDEFFPDNDERLAFYNKGVLETVMKLGWEPDIIHCHDWPAGLIPLLVKTKYKNEEIFKNTKIIYNLHHPENEGQADTAKILELLGLPDDININELTDNGKVDLLRLGLKYSDHVVTGNYLRDEFDDAFKEFGITPDQIQGSPEDVSEKFAEYYNKIVK; encoded by the coding sequence ATGAAAATATTATACGCAGCAGCAGAGATATCACCATTCGCTAGAATGACATACACCGCAGATTTGCTCCGCTTTTTGCCAGCATCTTTGCAAGACAAGGGATTTGAAATAAGAATATTACTGCCTAAATACGGTTCAATTAACGATCGTAGAAATAGGCTCCACGAAGTGATTCGATTGTCGGGAATTGAAGTTGAAGTTGGCGACAATATCGAAAGCATGAAAATTAAAGTAGCGAGTATCCCAAATGCGAAGCTGCAGGTATACTTCTTAGATAACGATACCTATTTCAAGAGAAAAGGATTGTTTAAAAAACCGAATACCGACGAGTTTTTCCCAGACAATGACGAAAGACTAGCCTTCTACAATAAAGGCGTGCTAGAAACAGTTATGAAACTCGGCTGGGAACCCGATATCATTCACTGTCATGACTGGCCTGCTGGACTTATTCCATTACTGGTTAAAACGAAGTATAAAAATGAAGAAATCTTCAAGAACACGAAGATCATTTACAATCTTCATCACCCAGAGAATGAAGGCCAAGCAGATACAGCAAAGATCTTGGAGCTGTTAGGTTTACCAGACGATATAAATATCAACGAGCTTACTGATAACGGCAAAGTAGACTTACTACGTTTAGGTCTTAAATACAGCGATCATGTTGTAACCGGAAATTATCTCAGAGATGAATTCGATGATGCATTCAAAGAATTTGGTATCACACCAGATCAGATTCAAGGATCGCCAGAAGACGTTTCAGAAAAGTTTGCTGAATATTATAACAAGATTGTTAAATAA
- a CDS encoding phosphosulfolactate synthase: MPHSINHLPNRTQKPRSNGMTFVLDKGLSIRESEDFCQVCSNSVDVVKLGWGTALVTQNLEAKLEVYANAGISVYLGGTLFEAYLVRGQLDAYVQLLKKYNIDTLEVSNGTIWLSDEKKQAIIRDLSQEFKVYSEVGSKNPNEVIPPYKWVKVVVEELEAGAEKVILEARESGTVGMFRPSGEIRSGLIEEITDQIPVDKLIFEAPKKEQQVWFVKKYGSNVNLGNIPPNEVISLETIRLGLRSDTLMDFCSIEDPDFQQMTRDRSISNDE; this comes from the coding sequence ATGCCACATAGTATTAATCATTTACCGAATCGTACACAAAAGCCTCGCTCAAACGGGATGACTTTTGTATTAGATAAAGGGTTGAGCATAAGGGAAAGTGAAGACTTCTGTCAAGTTTGCTCCAACTCTGTTGATGTAGTTAAATTAGGGTGGGGAACTGCTCTAGTAACTCAAAATCTAGAAGCCAAATTAGAAGTTTATGCCAATGCGGGTATCTCTGTGTATTTAGGAGGTACCTTATTTGAAGCGTATTTGGTGCGTGGGCAGCTCGATGCATACGTTCAGCTACTTAAAAAATATAACATCGATACGCTTGAGGTTTCCAATGGAACCATTTGGTTAAGCGATGAGAAGAAGCAGGCGATTATTCGAGACCTAAGTCAAGAATTTAAAGTATATTCTGAGGTTGGGAGTAAAAACCCTAACGAAGTTATTCCTCCGTATAAATGGGTTAAAGTAGTAGTTGAGGAGTTAGAAGCCGGTGCTGAAAAAGTGATACTAGAAGCTAGAGAAAGTGGAACTGTAGGGATGTTTCGTCCTAGTGGGGAAATTCGCTCTGGCTTAATTGAAGAAATCACTGATCAGATTCCAGTGGATAAGCTCATCTTTGAAGCTCCTAAGAAGGAACAACAAGTTTGGTTCGTTAAAAAATATGGATCAAATGTAAACCTTGGAAATATACCACCAAACGAAGTGATCTCGTTAGAGACTATTCGCTTGGGTTTAAGAAGTGATACTTTAATGGACTTTTGTTCCATTGAAGATCCTGATTTTCAGCAAATGACGAGAGATCGTTCAATTTCAAACGACGAGTAA